The DNA sequence GGGGCGCCGCTCACACTGGACGTGTGAACGATCTCGACACCAGGTACGAAGCCGTCCGCAGTCGCGATGCCCGGTTCGACGGGGAGTTCTTCTTCGCCGTGTCCACGACCGGGATCTACTGTCGGCCGAGCTGTCCCGCCGTGACGCCCAAGCGGCAGAACGTGAAGTTCTATCCGACGGCCGCCGCCGCGCAGAGCCAGGGTTTCCGGGCCTGTCGGCGGTGCCGCCCGGACGCCGTGCCGGGGTCCGCGGAGTGGAACGTACGCGCGGACGTCGTGGGCCGCGCCATGCGGATGATCGGCGACGGGGTCGTGGACCGCGAGGGCGTGGGCGGGCTCGCGGTGCGGCTCGGGTACAGCGCCCGGCAGGTGCAGCGCCAGCTCACCGCCGAGGTGGGCGCGGGCCCCGTCGCGCTCGCCCGGGCACAGCGCGCGCACACCGCGCGCGTGCTGCTCCAGACCACCGACCTGCCGGTCACGGAGATCGCGTTCGCGGCGGGCTTCGCGAGCGTGCGGCAGTTCAACGACACCATCCGCGCCGTGTACGCGCTGACGCCGACCGCCCTGCGCGCCGCCGCGCCCAAGCGGGGCGGCGGCCGGGCCACGCCCGCCGCGGGCATCCCGCTGCGGCTCGCCTACCGCGGGCCCTACCAGACCGTCGCCGCCTTCGACCTGCTGGCCGACGAGGCGCTGCCCGGCGTGGAGGACATGCGCGGCGAGCGCGGCACCCGCACCTACCGGCGCACGCTGCGCCTCCCGCACGCCTCGGGCATCGTGGCCGTCGAGGAGCGCGACCCGCGCAGGCGCGGCGACGCCGGGCAGGGCGGCTGGCTCGAAGCCCGGCTGCACCTGACGGACCTGCGGGACCTGACCACGGCCGTGCAGCGGCTGCGCGGTCTGTTCGACCTGGACGCCGACCCGTACGCCGTCGACGACCGGCTCGGCGCGCACGCCCGCCTCGCGCCGTTGGTGCGGGCCCGGCCGGGGCTGCGGTCGCCGGGCGCAGCGGACCCCGAGGAGTTCGCGATCCGCGCGGCCGTGGGCCCGGAGGCCGCCGCGCGGATCGTCGCGGAGCACGGCACGCCGCTGGCGTCCCCGTGCGGCGCGCTCACGCACGTCTTCCCCGAGCCCGCGGCCCTGGCCGACCGCCTTCCGCTCGCGGCCGCGCTCGCCGAGGGCGTCGTACGCCTGGACGCGGGCGTGGACCGCGACGACGCCGAGCGGCGGCTGCTCGCCGTGGACGGCGTGGACGCGACGGCGGCCGCCGTCATCCGCATGCGGGCGCTGGGTGACCCGGACGTGGCCCTGCCGGGGGAGCGGGTGGACGACGCGTGGCGGCCCTGGCGGTCGTACGCGGTGCGGCACTTGCGCGCGCAGGCGCGTACGGAGCCGTCAGGGCCGTCGGTCACCGGCTGAGTCCCGCGGGACGCCGGGCGCGGCGCAGCGCGTACCAGCCCGACGCGACGAGGGCCGCCGCGAGGGCCGCGGCCGATGCCACCGTCACGCCGGTGGAGGCGAGGCTGCCGCCGGTGGGGGAGGTGGTGTCGGACCCGCCGCCCACCGAGCCGCCGCCGGGCCCGCCGCCACTGCCGCCCCCGGACCCGCCGGTGGTCCCGGAGCCGGATCCGCCCGCCGAGCCGTCGCCGGGGTCGTCGCCCCCGCCGCCGGTGTCGCCTCCTTCGCCTCCGTCGTCCCCGTCGCCTCCGTCGTCCGCGAACGTCACCGGTACCCGTACGTCCTGCGACCGGTCGCCCGGACGCGTGTGGTCGGCGCGGGTGGCGAGCACGCACCGCGTCGTGAGGCAGTCGGTGTACGCGTCCTTCGCGTCGAGGGTCAGGCCGACCTCGAAGGAGCCGTTCTCGCCGTAGGGCGTGGCGAGGTCGCCGCCGTGCGGCGGCGGGTCGTCGGAGATCCACGCCGAGGACTTGGCGCCGCCGGTGGTGGCCGCCCCGCCCACGCAGGGCGTCGGCGTCCTGCCGGGGCCGTTGTCGACGCAGAGGGCGACGTAGATGCCCTTCTTGCGGTCGTAGCCGGTGCCGGTGACCGTCACCTTCTGGTCGTGCGGCGCGAGGCCGCGCACCGGGGTGACCGTGAGCCTCTGGCCGTCGGGGCCGGTGGCGGAGCCCTCGTCGCCCGGTCGCGCGCCCTCGACCGTCAGGGTCGCGGGCTCGGTGTGCGCGGTGCCCGCGTCGTTGCCGAACTCGGCGCGGAAGAGGTGACCGTCCTGGGCGGTGCGGGCCGTGAAGGTGTACGAGGCGGTGGTCGCGCCCTCGACGGCGCGCCAGGAGCGGCCGCCGTCCGTGCTGCGCTGCCAG is a window from the Streptomyces spectabilis genome containing:
- a CDS encoding bifunctional transcriptional activator/DNA repair enzyme AdaA; translation: MNDLDTRYEAVRSRDARFDGEFFFAVSTTGIYCRPSCPAVTPKRQNVKFYPTAAAAQSQGFRACRRCRPDAVPGSAEWNVRADVVGRAMRMIGDGVVDREGVGGLAVRLGYSARQVQRQLTAEVGAGPVALARAQRAHTARVLLQTTDLPVTEIAFAAGFASVRQFNDTIRAVYALTPTALRAAAPKRGGGRATPAAGIPLRLAYRGPYQTVAAFDLLADEALPGVEDMRGERGTRTYRRTLRLPHASGIVAVEERDPRRRGDAGQGGWLEARLHLTDLRDLTTAVQRLRGLFDLDADPYAVDDRLGAHARLAPLVRARPGLRSPGAADPEEFAIRAAVGPEAAARIVAEHGTPLASPCGALTHVFPEPAALADRLPLAAALAEGVVRLDAGVDRDDAERRLLAVDGVDATAAAVIRMRALGDPDVALPGERVDDAWRPWRSYAVRHLRAQARTEPSGPSVTG